One window of Trifolium pratense cultivar HEN17-A07 linkage group LG5, ARS_RC_1.1, whole genome shotgun sequence genomic DNA carries:
- the LOC123883859 gene encoding AT-rich interactive domain-containing protein 4-like, producing the protein MLQFHSQGASKQNCTVLAVTSATSSVEQKLKQPQNHHIYPFPELVSSGRLEVQTLCDPEKEQFRKVLESYQPSFVYLQGEQLVNEEVGPLVWQGVELSIPEDLSELFGTTLPTVVYLEIPNGESFAEALRLKGIPYVVFWKNAFSQYAACHFRQAFFSVVQSSCTHTWDAFHLAHASFELYCVQNSQVLPNDSSDADSDMGPHLLGDCLKINVDPPEMGEEDEEDEESSSGNLPSIQIHDDEVNLRFLICGAPSTVDESLLRSLEDGLRALLTIEIRGCKLHGKYSAPPPPLQAATFSRGVVTMRCDISTCSSAHISLLVSGSPQACFNDQLLENHIKNEIIEKSQIVRAQLNSEAMTQTISEPRRSASIACGATIFEVSMKLPQWALQILRQLAPDVSYRSLVALGIASIQGLPVASFEKDDAERLLFFYQSSEKDGCENGNLVFSKPPIWLKPPPPTRKRCESSQGDSPDIHDGVFAGQGAVKNVDEEDKDRKMVNGVSTPLTPARQRLKVSAMRPIPHVRRHRMAPFRGPSDINGFGGAHVEANVPLVPLKRSSIGSSSATQRKSFSSSSHSKQVISLNPLPLKKHGCSRGPVQTCSEEEFLKDVMEFLILRGHSRLIPQGGLSEFPDAILNGKRLDLYNLYKEVVTRGGFHVGNGINWKGQIFSKMGNYTSTNRMTGVGNTLKRHYETYLLEYELAHDDVDGECCLLCHSSAAGDWVNCGICGEWAHFGCDRRQGLGAFKDYAKTDGLEYICPHCSVTNFKKKQSVANGYSQGSMSSRPL; encoded by the exons ATGTTGCAGTTTCATTCTCAAGGTGCTTCTAAGCAGAATTGTACTGTTCTTGCTGTTACTTCTGCTACAAGTTCTGTTGAGCAGAAGCTGAAGCAGCCACAGAATCATCACATATACCCTTTTCCTGAGTTGGTTTCTTCGGGGCGGCTTGAG GTTCAAACTCTCTGTGATCCGGAAAAGGAACAGTTTCGTAAAGTTCTTGAATCGTATCAGCCGAGTTTTGTTTACTTACAAGGAGAGCAGTTAGTGAATGAGGAAGTTGGTCCACTGGTTTGGCAAGGTGTGGAATTATCCATACCTGAAGATTTATCAGAGCTCTTCGGTACTACATTGCCGACGGTT GTTTATCTAGAAATCCCAAATGGAGAAAGTTTTGCAGAGGCTCTTCGTCTTAAG GGAATCCCGTATGTTGTATTTTGGAAGAATGCCTTTTCTCAATATGCTGCTTGCCATTTTCGTCAAGCATTTTTTTCAGTGGTGCAGAG TTCCTGTACACATACATGGGATGCTTTCCACCTTGCACATGCCTCTTTCGAACTTTACTGTGTTCAAAACAGTCAAGTACTTCCTAATGATAGCAGTGATGCTGATAGCGATATGGGGCCACACCTTCTTGGGGACTGcctcaaaattaatgttgaccCTCCAGAAAtgggtgaagaagatgaagaagatgaagaaagtTCCTCAGGCAATCTTCCTTCTATACAGATTCATGATGATGAAGTGAATTTGAGATTTCTCATCTGTGGTGCACCTTCCACTGTT gatGAGTCATTGCTGAGATCTTTGGAGGATGGACTCAGAGCTCTCTTAACTATTGAA ATACGTGGTTGCAAGCTCCATGGCAAGTATAG TGCCCCTCCACCACCTCTCCAGGCAGCCACTTTTTCACGCGGAGTTGTGACCATGCGATGCGATATATCAACCTGCAGTTCTGCGCATATCTCACTGCTAGTATCTGGCAGTCCACAAGCCTGTTTTAATGATCAG CTCTTGgagaatcatataaaaaatgaGATAATTGAGAAGAGTCAAATAGTTCGTGCACAACTCAACAGTGAAGCAATGACACAGACTATCTCTGAGCCTCGCAGATCTGCCTCAATAGCTTGTGGAGCAACTATATTTGAAGTTAGCATGAAGCTTCCTCAGTGGGCTTTGCAG ATTTTGCGACAGCTAGCACCTGATGTTTCTTATCGAAGTTTAGTCGCACTTGGCATTGCTAGTATTCAAGGGTTGCCTGTAGCTTCTTTTGAGAAAGATGATGCCGAGCGCTTACTTTTCTTCTATCAAAGCTCCGAGAAAGATGGATGTGAAAATGGCAATTTAGTTTTCAGCAAGCCCCCCATTTGGTTGAAGCCTCCCCCTCCTACAAGAAAGAGGTGTGAATCAAGCCAAGGGGATAGCCCTGACATACACGATGGTGTCTTTGCAGGGCAGGGTGCTGTTAAAAATGTAGATGAAGAGGATAAGGATAGGAAGATGGTGAATGGGGTTAGCACACCATTAACTCCAGCTAGGCAGAGATTAAAAGTATCTGCAATGAGGCCAATTCCTCATGTTCGTCGCCATAGAATGGCACCTTTTCGTGGACCTTCTGACATAAATGGTTTTGGTGGTGCTCATGTTGAAGCTAATGTGCCACTCGTCCCTTTGAAGCGTAGTAGTATTGGATCATCATCTGCCACACAgagaaaatcattttcaagcTCATCTCATTCTAAGCAGGTTATTTCATTGAATCCATTACCGTTGAAGAAACATGGCTGTAGCAGAGGCCCAGTACAGACTTGCTCTGAG GAGGAATTTCTTAAAGATGTCATGGAGTTTCTGATTCTCCGGGGGCATAGCCGACTGATTCCTCAAGGAGGGCTTTCCGAGTTTCCTGATGCCATTCTGAATGGCAAACGCCTTGATCTCTACAACTTATATAAAGAG GTGGTTACAAGGGGAGGATTTCACGTTGGCAATGGCATCAACTGGAAGGGACAAATCTTTTCAAAGATGGGAAATTACACATCAACGAATAGAATGACT GGAGTTGGAAATACACTCAAGAGACATTATGAAACTTACCTTTTAGAATATGAATTAGCACATGATGATGTGGATGGAGAATGCTGCTTGTTGTGTCACAG TAGTGCTGCTGGGGATTGGGTGAATTGCGGCATATGTGGCGAGTGGGCCCACTTCGGCTGTGACAGAAGGCAGGGTCTTGGTGCATTTAAG GATTATGCAAAAACAGATGGGCTGGAATATATTTGTCCTCATTGTAGTGTTACAAATTTCAAGAAAAAACAAAGTGTTGCCAATGGATATTCTCAAGGGTCAATGTCATCGCGGCCCCTTTGA